In one window of Cydia fagiglandana chromosome 10, ilCydFagi1.1, whole genome shotgun sequence DNA:
- the LOC134668035 gene encoding uncharacterized protein LOC134668035 isoform X3: MLICDHWYMVNCSASEADYDANLLICQRDKPFVSEHDMQLRTPRPDILSVPPNSNYYDGLREAETKYAIHPSNSIVGIPDTISTNNGLDSAKHSYRPPSSWSTGIGRPSNRPNNQQTEDTFTGASAKRPSNIQNRPVERPRPTPNVQTNLPDDDDITGAASQRPSPTFQPNVNTQNSGSTFQDSSPVSTTEASSEEFELDVRIKDTVDPVVNFINRFDPNSPDSHKTSMTKTEIISLNQQLPDAQVSSEEDRTPRRNKDNGNNANRIEVQGKGVTESSRFDTVNIKPTDAFDPLAPSKELQPPKHDSTDPPTSTIGPPIYYEWKWAVPAFGLEPPKLGNITNDNNDAVIPEGRNAGKINPFSTVTRPTPVEVDVTARNTEYNISSYFVPDYVFPLDKPHPGYDDENAETSFNVKVSRPGRASYGENPKCPQCHPAYVVPGTCEPCVVKR, encoded by the exons GTCAGCGTGACAAACCCTTCGTGTCAGAACACGACATGCAGCTGCGGACCCCTCGCCCGGACATACTCTCCGTGCCTCCCAACAGCAACTACTATGATGGCCTCAGAGAGGCGGAAACTAAG TACGCCATCCACCCGAGCAACAGCATCGTGGGCATCCCCGACACCATCTCCACCAACAACGGCCTCGACAGCGCCAAGCATAGCTACCGCCCGCCCTCCTCCTGGTCCACAGGTATCGGCAGACCCTCAAACCGACCCAACAATCAACAGACGGAAGACACTTTCACTGGAGCCAGCGCAAAACGGCCCTCAAATATCCAAAATCGTCCTGTAGAAAGACCAAGACCTACTCCTAACGTGCAAACGAATCTACCTGATGACGATGATATAACTGGCGCCGCTTCTCAACGACCAAGCCCTACCTTCCAGCCTAACGTAAACACACAAAACAGCGGATCAACATTCCAAGATTCTTCTCCAGTTTCTACTACTGAAGCTAGCTCTGAAGAATTTGAGCTTGATGTAAGAATAAAAGACACAGTGGATCcagttgttaattttatcaaccGCTTCGACCCCAACTCTCCCGATTCACATAAAACTTCTATGACGAAAACTGAGATTATTAGTCTGAATCAGCAATTACCTGATGCTCAAGTCAGTTCAGAAGAAGATCGGACACCAAGGAGGAATAAAGATAATGGAAATAATGCTAATAGAATAGAAGTCCAAGGTAAAGGTGTGACAGAAAGCAGTAGATTTGATACTGTTAACATCAAGCCTACTGACGCTTTCGACCCGTTAGCGCCTAGTAAAGAGCTTCAACCCCCTAAACACGACAGTACTGATCCACCAACATCAACTATAGGACCTcctatttattatgaatggaaATGGGCAGTGCCAGCTTTCGGTCTGGAGCCTCCTAAACTAGGCAATATAACTAATGACAATAACGACGCAGTGATTCCTGAAGGGAGGAATGCGGGAAAAATCAATCCATTTAGCACAGTAACTAGACCAACACCAGTAGAAGTAGACGTGACTGCTAGAAACACAGAATATAACATTAGTTCTTACTTCGTTCCTGACTATGTCTTTCCTTTAGACAAGCCTCATCCAGGATATGATGATGAGAATGCCGAAACTTCCTTCAATGTGAAAGTATCCAGGCCTGGAAGGGCTAGTTATGGGGAGAACCCTAAATGCCCTCAATGCCATCCCGCGTACGTGGTGCCTGGGACTTGCGAACCCTGCGTGGTGAAGCGGTAA
- the LOC134668035 gene encoding uncharacterized protein LOC134668035 isoform X2 produces MLICDHWYMVNCSASEADYNANLLIGQRDKPFVSEHDMQLRTPRPDILSVPPNSNYYDGLREAETKYAIHPSNSIVGIPDTISTNNGLDSAKHSYRPPSSWSTGIGRPSNRPNNQQTEDTFTGASAKRPSNIQNRPVERPRPTPNVQTNLPDDDDITGAASQRPSPTFQPNVNTQNSGSTFQDSSPVSTTEASSEEFELDVRIKDTVDPVVNFINRFDPNSPDSHKTSMTKTEIISLNQQLPDAQVSSEEDRTPRRNKDNGNNANRIEVQGKGVTESSRFDTVNIKPTDAFDPLAPSKELQPPKHDSTDPPTSTIGPPIYYEWKWAVPAFGLEPPKLGNITNDNNDAVIPEGRNAGKINPFSTVTRPTPVEVDVTARNTEYNISSYFVPDYVFPLDKPHPGYDDENAETSFNVKVSRPGRASYGENPKCPQCHPAYVVPGTCEPCVVKR; encoded by the exons GTCAGCGTGACAAACCCTTCGTGTCAGAACACGACATGCAGCTGCGGACCCCTCGCCCGGACATACTCTCCGTGCCTCCCAACAGCAACTACTATGATGGCCTCAGAGAGGCGGAAACTAAG TACGCCATCCACCCGAGCAACAGCATCGTGGGCATCCCCGACACCATCTCCACCAACAACGGCCTCGACAGCGCCAAGCATAGCTACCGCCCGCCCTCCTCCTGGTCCACAGGTATCGGCAGACCCTCAAACCGACCCAACAATCAACAGACGGAAGACACTTTCACTGGAGCCAGCGCAAAACGGCCCTCAAATATCCAAAATCGTCCTGTAGAAAGACCAAGACCTACTCCTAACGTGCAAACGAATCTACCTGATGACGATGATATAACTGGCGCCGCTTCTCAACGACCAAGCCCTACCTTCCAGCCTAACGTAAACACACAAAACAGCGGATCAACATTCCAAGATTCTTCTCCAGTTTCTACTACTGAAGCTAGCTCTGAAGAATTTGAGCTTGATGTAAGAATAAAAGACACAGTGGATCcagttgttaattttatcaaccGCTTCGACCCCAACTCTCCCGATTCACATAAAACTTCTATGACGAAAACTGAGATTATTAGTCTGAATCAGCAATTACCTGATGCTCAAGTCAGTTCAGAAGAAGATCGGACACCAAGGAGGAATAAAGATAATGGAAATAATGCTAATAGAATAGAAGTCCAAGGTAAAGGTGTGACAGAAAGCAGTAGATTTGATACTGTTAACATCAAGCCTACTGACGCTTTCGACCCGTTAGCGCCTAGTAAAGAGCTTCAACCCCCTAAACACGACAGTACTGATCCACCAACATCAACTATAGGACCTcctatttattatgaatggaaATGGGCAGTGCCAGCTTTCGGTCTGGAGCCTCCTAAACTAGGCAATATAACTAATGACAATAACGACGCAGTGATTCCTGAAGGGAGGAATGCGGGAAAAATCAATCCATTTAGCACAGTAACTAGACCAACACCAGTAGAAGTAGACGTGACTGCTAGAAACACAGAATATAACATTAGTTCTTACTTCGTTCCTGACTATGTCTTTCCTTTAGACAAGCCTCATCCAGGATATGATGATGAGAATGCCGAAACTTCCTTCAATGTGAAAGTATCCAGGCCTGGAAGGGCTAGTTATGGGGAGAACCCTAAATGCCCTCAATGCCATCCCGCGTACGTGGTGCCTGGGACTTGCGAACCCTGCGTGGTGAAGCGGTAA